One stretch of Streptomyces hygroscopicus DNA includes these proteins:
- a CDS encoding transcriptional regulator, whose amino-acid sequence MEPQGTITVARALDLPALRRGLPEVVTGDDLLDRPVRWVHAGEVPNIAALLKGGELLLTTGIGVGSRPAEQRAFVRRLAERGIAALVVELGARFRTLPGPVVDTARSCGLPLVQLHREVPFVTVTEEIHTEIVNAHYALLRQADVVHRQATEVLLRGGGVPEILCHFAAFAANPVFLETPDGQLLYAAGPGGTPPAGAADPLQVWEGLRARRAAERPEPPAGSVMADIPGGGPGPGSVRARLTVLPVAGPLGPVHRIAAERTADLLAVVLLRTRQEEELAARGRGDFLTDLAEGRIEASDAPAQARVLGFRPGADGPLLPVVMRLVEDPRPLAGGGESWAALAHALHEELAAVGVPVLLGVRLPEGRVPLLAGLRGATERGAVAERIATALRTGVERAWPDRAGARPPVVIAGLAVGWDAAGAELRHAAEAANAARGLTDRDWYDVRSLDVDLLLWRLREHGDLAAFVDRVIGPLLAHDRTARPPLVPTLETYLRHAGRKAETARALHLNRQTLYDRLARISRLLGSDLEDPQTVLALGVALQARRHVR is encoded by the coding sequence ATGGAACCGCAGGGAACGATCACCGTGGCGCGCGCCCTCGACCTGCCCGCCCTGCGCCGCGGACTGCCGGAGGTCGTGACCGGGGACGACCTGCTCGACCGCCCGGTGCGCTGGGTGCACGCGGGCGAGGTGCCCAACATCGCCGCGCTGCTCAAGGGCGGTGAACTGCTGCTGACCACCGGGATCGGGGTCGGGTCGCGCCCCGCCGAGCAGCGCGCCTTCGTCCGTCGCCTCGCCGAGCGGGGCATCGCGGCGCTGGTGGTGGAGCTGGGGGCCCGGTTCCGCACGCTGCCGGGACCGGTCGTGGACACGGCGCGCTCGTGCGGGCTGCCGCTGGTGCAACTCCATCGCGAGGTGCCGTTCGTCACGGTCACCGAGGAGATCCACACCGAGATCGTCAATGCGCACTACGCCCTGCTGCGCCAGGCCGATGTGGTGCACCGGCAGGCCACCGAGGTGCTGCTGCGCGGCGGCGGGGTGCCGGAGATCCTGTGCCACTTCGCCGCCTTCGCGGCCAATCCGGTCTTCCTGGAGACCCCCGACGGGCAGTTGCTGTACGCGGCGGGGCCGGGCGGTACGCCCCCGGCGGGCGCGGCCGATCCGCTGCAGGTGTGGGAGGGGCTGCGGGCGCGGCGCGCGGCCGAGCGGCCCGAACCACCGGCGGGCAGCGTGATGGCGGACATCCCGGGCGGCGGGCCAGGACCCGGCTCCGTACGGGCGCGGCTGACCGTCCTTCCGGTGGCCGGGCCGCTGGGGCCGGTGCACCGGATCGCCGCCGAGCGGACGGCGGATCTGCTGGCGGTGGTGCTACTGCGGACGCGTCAGGAGGAGGAGCTGGCGGCGCGCGGGCGCGGGGACTTCCTCACCGATCTCGCGGAGGGCCGCATCGAGGCGTCGGACGCCCCCGCCCAGGCCCGGGTGCTGGGCTTTAGGCCGGGCGCGGACGGGCCGTTGCTGCCGGTGGTGATGCGGCTGGTGGAGGATCCCCGCCCGCTGGCCGGGGGCGGGGAGAGCTGGGCGGCGCTGGCCCACGCCCTGCATGAGGAGCTGGCGGCGGTCGGGGTGCCGGTGCTGCTCGGCGTACGGCTTCCGGAGGGTCGGGTTCCGCTGCTGGCGGGGCTGCGCGGCGCGACCGAGCGGGGCGCCGTGGCCGAGCGGATCGCGACGGCGCTGCGAACCGGGGTGGAGCGGGCCTGGCCGGACCGGGCCGGCGCCCGGCCGCCGGTGGTGATCGCCGGGCTCGCGGTCGGCTGGGACGCGGCCGGTGCCGAACTGCGGCATGCGGCGGAGGCGGCGAACGCGGCGCGCGGGCTGACCGACCGCGACTGGTACGACGTACGGAGCCTGGATGTCGACCTGTTGCTGTGGCGACTGCGGGAGCACGGCGATCTGGCCGCCTTTGTCGACCGGGTGATCGGTCCGCTGCTCGCTCATGACCGCACCGCCCGCCCGCCGCTGGTGCCGACACTGGAGACATATCTGCGCCATGCGGGCCGTAAGGCGGAGACGGCCCGCGCGCTGCACCTCAACCGCCAGACGCTGTACGACCGGCTGGCCCGGATCTCCCGGCTGCTGGGCAGCGATCTGGAGGACCCGCAGACGGTTCTCGCCCTGGGGGTGGCCCTCCAGGCCCGCCGCCATGTGCGGTGA
- a CDS encoding glycosyl hydrolase, translating to MISRRKLLGGIAASAAAAGTGLAFAGGRASGAPSAKAAASLPLTVVNKTGQYDNASVWLYIVGNEGDRQVHVTPDGTIAPVALSDNGSDGFTDYAIPLAGSGDTKLNLPQMSGRIYVALGSKLKLKVVEDGAGKPALQYPAGWVSGDPNFDIMHDCAEFTYNSSGMFCNTTMVDMFSVPLSIHLTGAQDQTTGTLKDGARAKVFSDLAGVDAYKKLIVGDNLRVIAPGHGMGAGLFAEDYFASYIDQVWDAYGSKDLKVTTNAGTFTGRVSGGKFAFTGPASVSFDKPSTKDVLFCDGALAAPNDGTTGPVAAILGAGFNRTTLHNTDAQPTTDPAAFYGEEVTNHYAKAMHAATVDGKAYGFAFDDVAEFASYIQDTAPKGITLTLTPF from the coding sequence ATGATCAGTCGCAGGAAGCTGCTGGGTGGCATAGCCGCCTCCGCCGCTGCCGCGGGAACCGGCCTGGCCTTCGCCGGCGGCCGTGCCAGCGGTGCGCCGAGCGCGAAGGCCGCCGCCTCCCTGCCCCTGACTGTCGTCAACAAGACGGGGCAGTACGACAACGCATCGGTCTGGCTCTACATCGTCGGCAACGAGGGCGACCGGCAGGTCCACGTCACCCCCGACGGCACCATCGCCCCCGTCGCGCTCTCCGACAACGGCTCGGACGGCTTCACCGACTACGCGATCCCGCTGGCCGGCAGCGGTGACACCAAGCTGAACCTGCCGCAGATGTCGGGCCGGATCTATGTCGCGCTCGGCTCGAAGCTCAAGCTCAAGGTGGTCGAGGACGGGGCGGGCAAGCCCGCGCTGCAGTACCCGGCCGGCTGGGTGTCCGGCGACCCGAACTTCGACATCATGCACGACTGCGCGGAGTTCACGTACAACTCCTCCGGGATGTTCTGCAACACCACCATGGTGGACATGTTCAGCGTCCCGCTGTCGATCCACCTCACCGGTGCCCAGGACCAGACGACCGGCACCCTCAAGGACGGCGCCCGCGCCAAGGTCTTCTCCGACCTCGCCGGTGTCGACGCCTACAAGAAGCTGATCGTCGGCGACAATCTGCGGGTGATCGCTCCGGGCCATGGCATGGGCGCGGGGCTGTTCGCGGAGGACTACTTCGCGTCGTACATCGACCAGGTCTGGGACGCCTACGGATCGAAGGACCTCAAGGTCACCACCAACGCGGGCACCTTCACCGGCCGGGTCAGCGGCGGGAAGTTCGCCTTCACCGGCCCGGCGTCGGTCTCCTTCGACAAGCCCTCCACCAAGGACGTGCTGTTCTGCGACGGCGCCCTGGCCGCGCCCAACGACGGGACGACGGGCCCGGTCGCGGCGATCCTCGGCGCGGGCTTCAACCGCACCACGCTGCACAACACCGACGCCCAGCCGACCACCGACCCCGCCGCCTTCTACGGCGAGGAGGTCACCAACCACTACGCCAAGGCCATGCACGCGGCGACCGTGGACGGCAAGGCGTACGGCTTCGCCTTCGATGACGTGGCCGAGTTCGCGTCCTACATCCAGGACACCGCCCCCAAGGGGATCACGCTCACGCTGACTCCGTTCTAG
- a CDS encoding NUDIX hydrolase yields MRIQDTPEEWPVTATATPFTGNKTSVRTDEVEMPDGSRVNRDYQVHPGSVAILALDEDGRVIVLRQYRHPVRRRLWEIPAGLLDIPGENPLHAAQRELYEEAHVKAEDWRVLIDVYTSPGGSDEAVRIFLAREISAAEGERFEVSEEEADMELARVSLEELVRGALAGELHNTCLAMGALALRAALSGDGIDALRPADASWPARPFAA; encoded by the coding sequence ATGCGTATCCAGGACACCCCCGAGGAATGGCCGGTCACCGCCACCGCCACGCCGTTCACCGGCAACAAGACGAGCGTGCGCACCGACGAGGTCGAGATGCCCGACGGCAGCCGGGTCAACCGCGACTACCAGGTCCACCCCGGCTCCGTCGCCATCCTCGCCCTGGACGAGGACGGCCGCGTGATCGTGCTGCGGCAGTACCGGCACCCGGTCCGCCGGCGGCTGTGGGAGATCCCGGCCGGTCTCCTGGACATCCCCGGTGAGAACCCGCTGCACGCCGCCCAGCGGGAGTTGTACGAGGAGGCGCACGTCAAGGCCGAGGACTGGCGCGTCCTGATCGACGTCTACACCTCGCCCGGCGGCTCCGACGAGGCCGTACGGATCTTCCTGGCCCGGGAGATCTCCGCGGCCGAGGGCGAGCGGTTCGAGGTCTCCGAGGAGGAGGCCGACATGGAGCTGGCCCGGGTGTCCCTGGAGGAGCTGGTGCGCGGCGCGCTCGCGGGCGAGCTGCACAACACCTGCCTCGCGATGGGTGCGCTGGCACTGCGGGCCGCGCTCTCCGGCGACGGTATCGACGCCCTCCGCCCGGCCGACGCCTCCTGGCCGGCCCGCCCCTTCGCGGCGTAG
- a CDS encoding CTP synthase produces the protein MAIAAKPMTTKHLFVTGGVASSLGKGLTASSLGALLKARGLRVTMQKLDPYLNVDPGTMNPFQHGEVFVTNDGAETDLDIGHYERFLDVDLDGSANVTTGQVYSTVIAKERRGEYLGDTVQVIPHITNEIKHRIRRMATDDVDVVITEVGGTVGDIESLPFLEAVRQVRHEVGRDNVFVVHISLLPYIGPSGELKTKPTQHSVAALRNIGIQPDAIVLRADREVPTSIKRKVSLMCDVDDAAVVAAIDAKSIYDIPKVLHSEGLDAYVVRKLDLPFRDVDWTQWDDLLRRVHQPDHEVTVALVGKYIDLPDAYLSVTEALRAGGFANNARVKIKWVTSDDCKTAAGARDQLDGVDAVCIPGGFGDRGVIGKVGAITYARENKLPLLGLCLGLQCIVIEAARNLAGIEGANSTEFEPATTDPVISTMAEQLDIVAGEGDMGGTMRLGMYPAKLAEGSIVREVYDNQPYVEERHRHRYEVNNSYRGELEKKAGIVFSGTSPDNKLVEYVEYPREVHPYLVGTQAHPELRSRPTRPHPLFAGLVKAAVERQTAGQTRSAGA, from the coding sequence TTGGCCATTGCCGCTAAGCCCATGACGACCAAGCACCTCTTCGTCACCGGGGGTGTCGCCTCCTCACTCGGCAAGGGTCTTACCGCCTCCAGTCTGGGGGCCCTGCTGAAGGCGCGCGGTCTGCGCGTCACCATGCAGAAGCTCGATCCGTATCTGAACGTCGACCCGGGCACGATGAACCCCTTCCAGCACGGTGAGGTGTTCGTCACCAACGACGGCGCCGAGACCGATCTGGACATCGGCCACTACGAGCGCTTCCTCGACGTCGACCTCGACGGCTCGGCCAATGTGACCACCGGACAGGTCTATTCCACCGTAATCGCCAAGGAGCGGCGCGGTGAGTACCTCGGTGACACCGTGCAGGTCATCCCGCACATCACCAACGAGATCAAGCACCGCATCCGGCGCATGGCCACCGACGACGTGGACGTCGTCATCACCGAGGTCGGCGGCACCGTCGGCGACATCGAGTCGCTGCCCTTCCTGGAGGCCGTCCGCCAGGTCCGGCACGAGGTCGGCCGGGACAACGTCTTCGTGGTGCACATCTCGCTGCTGCCCTACATCGGCCCGTCCGGTGAGCTGAAGACCAAGCCCACCCAGCACTCGGTGGCCGCGCTGCGCAACATCGGTATCCAGCCGGACGCGATCGTGCTGCGAGCCGACCGCGAGGTCCCGACCTCCATCAAGCGCAAGGTCTCGCTGATGTGTGACGTTGATGACGCGGCCGTGGTCGCCGCCATCGACGCCAAGTCGATCTACGACATCCCCAAGGTGCTGCACTCCGAGGGCCTGGACGCCTATGTCGTCCGCAAGCTGGATCTGCCCTTCCGCGACGTGGACTGGACCCAGTGGGACGATCTGCTGCGGCGGGTCCACCAGCCCGACCACGAGGTCACCGTGGCGCTCGTCGGCAAGTACATCGACCTGCCCGACGCCTACCTCTCGGTCACCGAGGCGCTGCGCGCCGGCGGCTTCGCCAACAACGCCCGCGTCAAGATCAAGTGGGTCACCTCCGACGACTGCAAGACGGCCGCCGGCGCCCGGGACCAGCTCGACGGCGTGGACGCGGTCTGCATCCCCGGTGGCTTCGGCGACCGCGGAGTGATCGGTAAGGTCGGCGCGATCACCTACGCCCGGGAGAACAAGCTCCCGCTGCTGGGGCTCTGCCTCGGACTGCAGTGCATCGTCATCGAGGCCGCGCGCAACCTCGCGGGCATCGAGGGCGCCAACTCCACCGAGTTCGAGCCCGCCACCACCGACCCGGTGATCTCCACCATGGCCGAGCAGCTCGACATCGTCGCGGGCGAGGGCGACATGGGCGGCACCATGCGGCTGGGCATGTACCCGGCCAAGCTGGCCGAGGGCTCGATCGTCCGCGAGGTCTACGACAACCAGCCGTACGTCGAGGAGCGCCACCGCCACCGCTACGAGGTCAACAACTCCTACCGCGGTGAGCTGGAGAAGAAGGCCGGGATCGTCTTCTCCGGCACCTCTCCGGACAACAAGCTCGTCGAGTACGTGGAGTACCCGCGTGAGGTCCACCCCTACCTGGTCGGCACCCAGGCGCACCCCGAGCTGCGCTCCCGCCCGACCCGGCCGCACCCGCTCTTCGCGGGCCTGGTGAAGGCGGCGGTCGAGCGACAGACCGCTGGTCAGACGCGTAGCGCCGGGGCCTGA
- a CDS encoding regulatory protein produces MWSGATRAVLFAAAATVGRGFAGRRRELLSLRADIERAGLDTLAGRKAARSRVLLIAGRPGWGRTALAEELARRLADDYPDGVLSARLTTSAGDPVPTERTARELLGRLGVTAPPGADEDDLSEALRAALDGRRVLLLLDDVAGAEQVDALLPDEPDCLVVAVSRGPLTGVPDVRPCTVGGLDVSAAVGLLAQYTGPTRITCDPVAAQSLVEECAGQPAALVLVGGWLAARPQASVDDALARLRELPPDGGDLDHGARPLIRAFRLAYAALPSAAARMLRLLVLAPGGSADAQTASALAGCSVADGEAALEGFAAYGMLRPRGPGDYQVPGCLDPLLRERLAAEERPAEVELARARMLERAVRQLHACRLAAEPAGSPGRKKLAGMPKPVRFSSSAQAAEWLEARLGSLIEAARLAVETGELDTLARRLVAALTHALTAHRGAEGAAVELYGLHQLVLDVARRRDLPVERAAALLNLGDLDGGAGRVDKALARYKSALEAARESGDPYTTGRALESIGGMYQELDDWHRAADWYGRALELRLSRRDLSAVARMYARLGTVHGYAGQWGEALRDWRAAAAACRRAGDRPGYARALSGAAGAQERTGRPREALRTWAEAAAAARTCGDTGLHADLAGHAADAMDRLGGDPAVARSLRRTARKSATAGAEDTGPSPQSGEGNPADLRNQ; encoded by the coding sequence GTGTGGAGCGGGGCGACCCGGGCCGTGCTGTTCGCGGCGGCGGCCACCGTGGGGCGGGGATTCGCCGGGCGGCGGCGGGAGCTGCTCTCGCTGCGCGCCGATATCGAGCGCGCGGGCCTGGACACCCTCGCCGGCCGTAAGGCCGCCCGCAGCCGGGTGCTGCTGATCGCGGGCCGCCCCGGCTGGGGCCGTACGGCGCTGGCCGAGGAGCTCGCCCGGCGGCTCGCCGACGACTACCCCGACGGAGTGCTGAGCGCCCGGCTGACGACCTCCGCCGGCGACCCCGTACCCACCGAGCGCACCGCCCGTGAGCTGCTCGGACGGCTCGGCGTGACCGCCCCGCCGGGGGCGGACGAGGACGATCTGAGCGAGGCGCTGCGCGCGGCGCTCGACGGCAGGCGGGTGCTGTTGCTGCTCGACGACGTGGCCGGAGCCGAGCAGGTGGACGCGCTGCTGCCCGACGAGCCCGACTGCCTGGTGGTCGCCGTCTCGCGCGGCCCGCTGACCGGGGTGCCGGATGTGCGGCCGTGCACGGTGGGCGGGCTGGATGTGAGCGCGGCGGTCGGGCTGCTGGCGCAGTACACCGGCCCCACCCGGATCACCTGCGATCCGGTGGCCGCGCAGTCCCTCGTCGAGGAGTGCGCGGGCCAGCCCGCCGCGCTCGTCCTGGTCGGCGGCTGGCTCGCCGCCCGCCCCCAGGCGTCGGTCGACGACGCGCTGGCCCGGCTGCGCGAACTGCCGCCGGACGGGGGTGATCTCGACCATGGCGCCCGCCCGCTGATCCGCGCCTTCCGGCTGGCCTACGCCGCGCTGCCGTCCGCCGCCGCCCGGATGCTGCGGCTGCTGGTGCTGGCGCCCGGCGGATCGGCCGACGCCCAGACCGCATCCGCGCTGGCCGGATGCTCGGTGGCGGATGGCGAGGCGGCACTGGAGGGCTTCGCCGCGTACGGGATGCTGCGCCCGCGCGGGCCGGGCGACTACCAGGTGCCCGGCTGTCTCGATCCGCTGCTGCGGGAGCGGCTGGCGGCCGAGGAGCGCCCGGCGGAGGTGGAGCTGGCGCGGGCGCGGATGCTGGAGCGTGCCGTACGGCAGCTGCACGCGTGCCGGCTGGCCGCCGAGCCCGCCGGTTCGCCGGGCCGGAAGAAGCTGGCCGGGATGCCGAAGCCGGTGCGCTTTTCGTCGTCGGCGCAGGCGGCGGAATGGCTGGAGGCCCGGCTGGGCTCGCTGATCGAGGCCGCCCGGCTGGCCGTGGAGACCGGTGAACTCGACACCCTGGCGCGGCGGTTGGTGGCCGCGCTGACGCATGCCCTCACCGCTCACCGGGGTGCCGAGGGCGCCGCGGTGGAGCTGTACGGGCTGCATCAGCTGGTGCTGGACGTGGCCCGGCGCCGCGACCTGCCGGTGGAGCGGGCGGCCGCGCTGCTGAACCTCGGCGATCTGGACGGCGGGGCGGGCCGGGTGGACAAGGCCCTCGCGCGGTACAAGAGCGCCCTGGAGGCGGCGCGTGAGTCGGGCGATCCGTATACGACCGGGCGGGCGCTGGAGTCGATCGGCGGCATGTACCAGGAGCTGGATGACTGGCACCGGGCGGCCGACTGGTACGGACGCGCCCTGGAGCTGCGGCTGAGCCGCCGCGATCTGTCCGCGGTCGCCCGGATGTACGCCCGGCTCGGCACCGTCCACGGCTACGCCGGGCAGTGGGGCGAGGCGCTGCGCGACTGGCGTGCCGCCGCGGCCGCCTGCCGCCGGGCGGGGGACCGGCCGGGGTACGCACGGGCGCTCAGCGGCGCCGCGGGAGCCCAGGAGCGCACCGGACGGCCGAGGGAGGCGCTGCGCACCTGGGCGGAGGCCGCCGCGGCCGCCCGGACCTGCGGTGACACCGGGCTGCACGCCGATCTGGCGGGCCACGCTGCGGACGCGATGGACCGGCTCGGCGGGGACCCGGCGGTGGCGCGGTCGCTGCGGCGCACCGCCCGT
- a CDS encoding glycosyltransferase has protein sequence MSSTVSSTPVPPLGQSSLHAVQVLGGGSSGSGVHVRSLSAGLEARGLRVTVCGPWSAERGYGFTQTGARFTGLDALTGAGSMASLRRATLGAALVHAHGLRSGLLAAVALRGRNVPLIVTWHTRVDAEGARARLVGLMERRVARAAAIVLGVSSDLVERARARGARDARLAPVAVPAPRPAPEPGDGRRQKARAELGVVERPLLVTAGRLEAVAGHGPLLDAARRWRGLDPQPLLVVAGEGPDRAVLQRRIDLEGLPVRLLGRREDVPGLLSAADVAVLSSRWEARSLLAQEALHAGVPLVATAVGGVPELVGDAAELVPYGDPEALADAVTGLLADPVRRVELAAAGRARTAGWPTEDDTVAHVLSVYDELVQTFLREGVDGPGR, from the coding sequence GTGAGCAGTACCGTGAGTAGCACCCCGGTCCCGCCGCTCGGGCAGTCGTCGCTGCACGCCGTTCAGGTGCTGGGCGGCGGGAGTTCGGGCAGCGGGGTGCATGTGCGGTCGCTGTCGGCCGGGCTGGAGGCGCGCGGACTGCGGGTGACCGTCTGCGGGCCCTGGAGCGCCGAGCGGGGCTACGGCTTCACCCAGACGGGAGCGCGGTTCACCGGGCTCGACGCCCTGACGGGCGCCGGAAGCATGGCCTCGCTGCGCAGGGCCACTCTCGGAGCGGCCCTGGTGCACGCTCACGGGCTGCGTTCGGGGCTGCTGGCCGCGGTGGCGCTGCGTGGCCGGAATGTGCCGTTGATCGTCACCTGGCACACCCGTGTGGACGCCGAGGGCGCGCGGGCCCGTCTCGTCGGGCTGATGGAGCGCCGGGTGGCGCGGGCCGCCGCGATCGTGCTGGGGGTGTCCTCGGATCTGGTGGAGCGGGCCCGGGCCCGCGGTGCGCGCGACGCGCGGCTCGCGCCGGTCGCGGTGCCCGCCCCGCGCCCGGCACCGGAGCCGGGCGACGGCCGCCGCCAGAAGGCGCGGGCCGAACTGGGCGTGGTGGAGCGGCCGTTGCTGGTCACGGCGGGCCGGCTGGAGGCGGTGGCCGGACACGGTCCGCTGCTGGACGCGGCGCGGCGCTGGCGCGGGCTGGATCCGCAGCCGCTGCTGGTGGTGGCGGGGGAGGGGCCGGACCGTGCGGTGCTGCAGCGCCGGATCGACCTGGAGGGGCTGCCGGTGCGGCTGCTCGGCCGGCGTGAGGATGTGCCGGGGCTGCTCTCCGCGGCCGATGTAGCGGTGCTTTCCAGCCGCTGGGAGGCGCGCTCGCTGCTGGCCCAGGAGGCGCTGCACGCGGGGGTGCCGCTGGTGGCCACGGCGGTGGGCGGGGTGCCGGAGCTGGTCGGGGACGCGGCCGAACTCGTCCCTTACGGCGATCCGGAGGCCCTGGCCGACGCCGTGACCGGGCTGCTCGCCGATCCGGTGCGCCGGGTCGAGCTCGCCGCGGCGGGGCGGGCGCGGACGGCCGGCTGGCCGACGGAGGACGACACCGTCGCCCATGTGCTCAGCGTCTACGATGAGTTGGTGCAGACCTTTCTGCGTGAAGGGGTTGACGGGCCCGGTCGTTGA
- a CDS encoding glucoamylase: protein MHVAGRIEDYALIGDMQTAALVCRDGTVDWLCLPRFDSHAVFAGLLGTEEHGFWRLGPAFPSGSQPPAADRRRYRGDSLVLESEWDTPRGTVRVIDFMPPRDGAPQLVRIVEGVSGRVPMRSALRMRFSYGWVVPWVHRVDTRTVAVAGPDSVWLDTEADTYGKDLTTYSDFTVGPGDRIAFTISWQPSHNEPPALPEPEVALEATEAFWREWVEHCTYHGPYRDAVVRSLITLKALTYAPTGGIVAAPTTSLPEDIGGVRNWDYRFTWLRDAAITLSSLLRTGYREEARAWREWLLRAVAGDPENLQIMYGIAGERELAEAELTWLPGYENSQPVRVGNGAAGQLQLDVYGEVIEALHLAHMTGLARNDYASVLQLKLIRYLEEHWDEPDEGIWEVRGPRRHFVHSKVMAWVAVDRTVKLVESGDVDGPLDRWRELRDEIHRDVCARGYDAERNTFTQSYGSKELDASLLLIPQMGFLPPDDKRVIGTIEAIQRELSTEDGFVMRYPTAGEDAGVDGLEGDEGAFLACSFWLADDLAMIGRVDEARKLFEKLLALRNDLGLLAEEWDSKNQRQVGNFPQAFSHVPLIDTALRLTASGAYGG, encoded by the coding sequence ATGCACGTGGCCGGGCGTATCGAGGATTACGCACTGATTGGTGATATGCAGACGGCCGCCCTCGTCTGCAGGGACGGCACGGTCGACTGGCTGTGCCTGCCGCGATTCGACTCCCACGCCGTCTTCGCCGGTCTGCTGGGCACTGAGGAACACGGTTTCTGGCGCCTCGGGCCCGCCTTCCCCTCGGGAAGCCAGCCGCCCGCCGCCGACCGCCGCCGCTACCGCGGCGACTCACTGGTGCTCGAATCGGAGTGGGACACTCCGCGCGGCACGGTCCGTGTGATCGACTTCATGCCGCCCCGTGACGGCGCCCCGCAACTGGTACGGATCGTCGAGGGAGTCAGCGGCCGGGTGCCGATGCGCTCCGCGCTGCGGATGCGGTTCTCCTACGGCTGGGTCGTGCCGTGGGTGCACCGGGTGGACACCCGCACCGTCGCCGTCGCCGGCCCGGACTCCGTCTGGCTGGACACCGAGGCCGACACCTACGGCAAGGACCTCACCACCTACTCCGACTTCACGGTGGGCCCCGGCGACCGGATCGCCTTCACCATCAGTTGGCAGCCCTCGCACAACGAGCCGCCCGCGCTGCCCGAGCCGGAGGTCGCGCTGGAGGCCACCGAGGCGTTCTGGCGGGAGTGGGTCGAGCACTGCACGTACCACGGCCCCTACCGGGATGCCGTGGTCCGCTCGCTGATCACGCTCAAGGCGCTGACCTACGCCCCCACCGGCGGCATCGTCGCGGCGCCCACCACCTCGCTCCCCGAGGACATCGGCGGCGTCCGGAACTGGGACTACCGCTTCACCTGGCTGCGGGACGCGGCGATCACCCTCTCCTCGCTGCTGCGCACCGGCTACCGCGAGGAAGCGCGCGCCTGGCGCGAATGGCTGCTGCGCGCGGTCGCGGGCGACCCGGAGAACCTGCAGATCATGTACGGCATCGCGGGCGAGCGGGAGTTGGCCGAGGCCGAGCTGACCTGGCTGCCCGGCTATGAGAACTCCCAGCCGGTCCGGGTCGGCAACGGCGCGGCCGGCCAGCTCCAGCTCGACGTCTACGGCGAGGTCATCGAGGCGCTGCACCTGGCCCATATGACGGGTCTGGCGCGCAACGACTACGCGAGCGTGCTGCAGCTGAAGCTGATCCGCTACCTCGAGGAGCACTGGGACGAGCCGGACGAGGGCATCTGGGAGGTGCGCGGGCCGCGCCGCCACTTCGTGCACTCCAAGGTGATGGCCTGGGTCGCGGTCGACCGCACCGTCAAGCTGGTCGAATCCGGCGATGTGGACGGGCCGTTGGACCGCTGGCGGGAGCTGCGCGACGAGATCCACCGGGACGTCTGCGCGAGGGGCTACGACGCCGAGCGCAACACCTTCACCCAGTCCTACGGCTCCAAGGAGCTGGACGCCTCGCTGCTGCTCATCCCGCAGATGGGCTTTCTGCCGCCGGACGACAAGCGGGTCATCGGCACCATCGAGGCGATCCAGCGGGAGCTGTCGACCGAGGACGGCTTCGTCATGCGCTACCCCACCGCGGGCGAGGACGCCGGGGTGGACGGTCTCGAGGGCGACGAAGGGGCCTTCCTGGCCTGCTCGTTCTGGCTCGCCGACGACCTGGCGATGATCGGCCGGGTGGACGAGGCCCGGAAGCTCTTCGAGAAGCTGCTCGCGCTCCGCAACGACCTCGGGCTGCTGGCCGAGGAGTGGGACTCGAAGAACCAGCGCCAGGTGGGCAACTTCCCGCAGGCGTTCAGCCATGTGCCGCTGATCGACACCGCGCTGCGGCTGACGGCGTCCGGCGCGTACGGAGGCTGA